A region of Chelonoidis abingdonii isolate Lonesome George chromosome 8, CheloAbing_2.0, whole genome shotgun sequence DNA encodes the following proteins:
- the MRPL44 gene encoding large ribosomal subunit protein mL44, producing MATGLLLRAPRRLLAAAGGAGRAALFLQHQQRRDKKLWLCAYLEQQRLRAPVTRRSEKPNWDYHAEIQAFSHRLHETFSLDLLKTAFVNSCYIKSEETRRQELGLDKEAVALNLQDNHKLSEQGVSLSHSYLTQCFEDAYTKMPSEGIQALVDFLTSQELVSYVARNLSIQDLTLCAEFPVPPSVLQQTFFAVIGALFESSGPQKTGIFIRDFLIPQLIGKDLFEIWDVTNPMGLLVEELAKRNMSAPEPRLTRQSGASTVLPLYFVGLYCDKKLIAEGPGETVLAAEEEAARVALRKLYGYTENRQPWDYSKPREGWRAEKAISST from the exons ATGGCGACGGGGCTGCTACTGCGGGCGCCTCGTCGCCTCTTGGCCGCTGCCGGCGGGGCTGGGCGGGCCGCGCTCTTCCTCCAGCATCAGCAGCGCCGGGACAAGAAGCTCTGGCTCTGCGCCTACCTGGAGCAGCAGCGGCTGCGGGCGCCCGTTACCCGTCG TTCAGAGAAGCCTAACTGGGATTACCATGCAGAGATACAGGCTTTTAGCCACCGACTACATGAAACCTTTTCCTTGGACCTTCTCAAAACTGCATTTGTTAATTCTTGTTATATTAAAAGTGAGGAGACCAGACGCCAAGAACTTGGGCTAGACAAAGAAGCGGTTGCCCTCAATCTCCAGGATAATCACAAACTTTCTGAACAAGGGGTATCTCTTTCACACTCTTACCTCActcagtgctttgaagatgctTATACAAAGATGCCCTCTGAAGGGATACAAGCCCTCGTTGATTTTCTTACAAGCCAGGAACTTGTGTCTTATGTGGCCAGAAACCTATCCATACAGGATTTAACGCTTTGTGCAGAGTTTCCTGTCCCACCCAGTGTGCTGCAGCAGACTTTCTTTGCTGTAATAGGGGCATTGTTTGAAAGCAGTGGGCCTCAGAAAACAGGGATATTTATCAGG GACTTCTTAATTCCTCAGCTGATTGGAAAAGACCTTTTTGAGATCTGGGATGTTACAAACCCAATGGGTTTACTAGTGGAGGAACTGGCCAAGAGAAATATGTCTGCTCCAGAACCAAGACTTACCAGGCAGTCAGGAGCCAGTACAGTTCTTCCACTGTACTTCGTTGGATTGTACTG tgaTAAGAAGCTTATAGCTGAAGGTCCTGGCGAAACAGTGTTAGCTGCAGAGGAAGAAGCTGCCCGTGTGGCACTGCGGAAACTGTATGGGTACACTGAGAACAGGCAACCGTGGGACTACTCTAAACCAAGAGAGGGATGGAGAGCAGAAAAGGCTATTAGCAGCACTTAA